The sequence GCTGGAACAACCAAGAGAACAGAGTCatcaacctcgagcttcgagaCATGGGCTTGTCCGGTCGGATCCCAGAGTCCTTACAGTACTGCGGGAGCTTGCAGAAGCTCGATCTATCCACCAACCGCTTATCCGGTAACATCCCTCCACAGCTCTGTACTTGGCTACCGTTCTTGGTCTCTCTCGATCTCTCCAACAATGACTTAAACGGCGAGGTTCCCCCTAGTTTAGCTGAGTGTAGATTCGTTAACTCTTTGGTTCTCTCTAAAAATCGGTTAACCGGTCAAATCCCGGTTCAGTTATCCTCTCTTGGAAGGTTAGCAACGTTCTCCGTCTCCGACAACGACTTAACAGGTCGCATCCCTTCTTTCTTCGCCTCCTCGGCTAAGTATTCATCCGATGACTTTGCTGGAAATAAAAGACTTTGCGGACGTCCTTTATCCTCCACCTGTGGAGGGTTAAGCAAGAAGAATCTTGCTATAATCGTTGCAGCTGGTGTGATCGGTGCGGCTGCTTCGACGCTGTTAGCGTTTGGCGTTTGGTGGTATTACTACCGTACGAGGAAGAGAAGGACTCTGAACGAAGAAGGAGTTAGCACCTTGGCGCGGAGGCTTATCAGCCATAAGCTGGTGCAAGTCTCTCTGTTCCAGAAGCCTCTGGTTAAGGTTAAGCTCGGTGACCTCATGGCCGCGACCAACGGTTTCAGCTCGGAGAATGTTATTGTTACCACTAGGACCGGGACCACGTACAAGGCGGTTCTCCCCGATGGGTCGGCGCTCGCGGTGAAGCATTTGAGCGAGTGTAAGCTCGGGGAGAAGGAGTTTAGGTACGAGATGAATCGGCTTTGGGAGCTGCGGCACCCTAACTTGGCGCCGCTTCTTGGCTTCTGCGTCGTGGAGGAGGAGAGGCTTCTTGTTTATAAGTACATGTCGAACGGCACGCTGATGAGTTTGCTGGAGGGTGATGAGGAACTGGATTGGTTAACTCGGTTTAGGATCGGTTTGGGTGCGGCTAGGGGTTTGGCTTGGCTTCACCATGGGTGTAGGCCTTCTATACTCCACCAGAATATTTGTTCGAGTGTGATTCTCGTTGATGAAGATTTTGATGCGAGGATTGTAGACTCAGGGCTTGCTAGGCTTATGGTTCCTTTAGATAATAACGAGAGCAGTTTCATGACTGGTGACTTGGGTGAGTTTGGTTATGTAGCTCCAGAGTATTCAACCACAATGTTAGCTTCGTTAAAAGGTGATGTGTATGGACTTGGGGTTGTTCTCTTGGAGTTGGCGACAGGGGTGAAAGCTCTTGGTAAAGAAGGTTTTAAAGGGAGCTTGGTTGATTGGGTGAAGCATCTTGAGAGCTCCGGGAGACTCGTTGATGTAATTGATGAAGAGATTAAAGGGAAAGGGTGTGATGAAGAGATTATTAAGTTTGTTGAGGTGGCTTGTAACTGTGTGGCTTCAAGGCCTAAAGAGAGATGGTCTATGTTTAAGGCGTATCAGTCACTTAGAGCTATGGCTGAGAAACAAGGCTATTCGTTTACAGAACAAGATGAAGATTTCCCTTTGATTTTCAATACACAAGAGAATGAATGAGACAGTGTGAAGTTAATAAAGCCTTATGTGAAAACCTTATCTTGAGGTAATTATTTGTGTATAGCATCTTGTACTACCTTCCTACTACCAAGTTAGAAGATGCATTATTCCATAAAGCTTCTAAAAATGTATTTGTAGACTTATGTTATTGTAATAGAGAACAAAGTGTATATGCTAAGTGTCTTCCCTTGTGTCTTGTGTCTCTAAAAagatactccctctgttccaaATAGATGATGTTAcatgatttttaatttaaaaaataataattttatcgaAAAGTATGAGAAatgatgttttataaaaaaaattgataattaattaaattaatttagtttatatttttagtacTATCTTTTAGAAAACAatgtatatcttaatttttgcGCTTTTTACCAAAACATCAACTATTTTGGAATAGAAAGGGAGTATTGTGTTTGTTTTGGTGTTTATGACTAACTGATCAATAACAAGGTTCTGAAGAGAACTGTTATAGTAAGAGCAAGTGTCTTTCTTGTGTTTTGGAAGAGTGACAAAACAAACTTTtacttgtgttttcttttaaGAACCTAAAGGAACGTGCAGAACAAGAATATATGTCCCATGCAGAACAGGATAAAGAGGGCTTTCTCTGCAGAATCTTTACTTTAGGGTCTGCTTCTCGATACAGTCAAAATCAAACCCTGGAAAAAGAAGTTAAAGAAtgcaagaaagagagagaaagggagGTTTTGCATCAATACATCACTCCTTTTGTATTTTCACTTTGTCAGATTCTCAAAGTTCAGAAGAACCCAAAAATGAAGATAGAAGTGAATCTAAAGTTGTACAAGGACAAGCTTCTAATAAGAGGCAAAATCATTGATACTCTCTTAGTTGTTGTAGTGGTGGAGATGTATTACAAGGCATAGATTATTAATAAATCAGTAATTTAAGGAGAAAAATGAGTTTTTGAAAACAGACAACTTTAGTTTAATGGTTTGCTTTAGCAGAGGAAACACAAAAGCAGACTTtaaacttaaataaataaaagacaaaaagaaagaaagaactaTGAGGAAAACATGAGAGTTGGATAAAGACATAAGCCTATAATCAATACAAATGTTATTATAAAAACCCTACAAAGTCCTTAAAAGTCTTAATATCTGCATCAATGTTCTCTCTACACCTTTACTTTTAAAAGTTTGTAATCTCCAGACACAATGttcccaaaaagaaaaagagagcaagACTTCACCTTTGGAAAACAGAGCAAGGCTTCACGAGCTATGTGTTCTTAGCATATAATCTGAATCTGAAGTTATGGACTGCCCCAGAAGAAAAAACTAGCTTCTTGACGTGAAAACGCAATTGAGAAGGTCGAGTTATCCACTATCTTGTCTGAAAAAGGTAGAGAAACAGAAGATGAACTAAGCCCACAAGAGACTTACATTATACTGACATGATTATCTATAACAAAAAGTTTGCATACCTTACAAGTCGTAAATATTGGAAGCTAGATCATACTCGTGGTGGCTGTCTTGAAGTTTCTTTCCTGAAGAGATAGTTTTGAAACAAAAGCTCAGTAAAGTTGAGTCTTCTACTATAGAACTTTAACTAAAGTGGTCAAGTACGTCACAAGTGTCGTTCGTTCTTTTTAAAACATAGGAATTAGAGAAACAATGATAACATTATCTGCTTTCTAAGGACAAATAAAAGAAGGAAGGAACAAGAATTCCACATGCTAAAAATCTTTCTAGAAACCAGTAATTATCGGTATATGTGTAAAGCTACATCCAAGTAAATCTTGAATTCAGCAAAAAGCTAATACTAGAAGATTAGTTTTCTTGTATAAACATACTTAAACCAACTTCAAGACCACATCCTCAAAATGCTTAATCTCTGATACCAAACTCAAATAAGAATATCTAAAAGATAGAACTATGAGAGAAAATATGATGAACCTGTTGTGGATAGGATCAGCTCCATTTGGAACTTTTCGCTTGCTTACATGAAACAGATTCACATCTTTACCACTAAACCGCAAACTCTTGACCTTTTCTGTTGATGGAACACTTTGTGCAGCGTTTGCTAAgataccaacaagaagaaaCACAATAATAACAAGAGACACAACAACTCTAACCAAAGCTATAATGCCATTTCCACCCATACTGCAACGTATGTCCCTACAGCTGAGCAACCAAACACAAGAATAAACTGAGCAGAACATTCATGATGTTGGTGAAGTGACTGTCAcataaatagagagagagatatggaCAGAACAAGCATTTAAGTTGTTTTTATATACCTTGGAAAGACAGATCCGTGATTGGGTCTATTTAAAAATGATGGACACAAAGCAGCATCATACATAGGTAGGTGTCCacgtagagaaaaaaaaaggaagcaagaagaagagaaagttaTGGAAAAACATATCTTTATGTAACATATGGGCCCGTTAAGTACCTTTTTTATTTGCTTTGAGATGCGATTTTTCATGCAGCAAACCATTGGGGACCTCACAGGCTCCCCTAACTACATATATTTTAAGCCATTATAAAGCATATGACAGTGTGCCTTTTGTGACTTGAGTATTAGCAAGCCTACTCTTTTCTTTACCACTATCTTATCTCACTTGGATCTTTCCTTTAAACAATAAGAATCAATTAAGAATGTAATGCATAAATAagaaacaaacctgtgaaaaAGATCTAAAGCCACAACTTTCTTCCTTGTTAAGTATTCCCTCCTTACCAAGAACCAATTAGCAGAAAAGAGTATTCACTAAACAATACATTAAAGCAGATATGAAATGATAAACTTAAACTGATTCAGAAACATGTCCAGATTGTGAAGAAAAGAATCCATATCTGATTGACAGCTAGGGAAGATGAAGTCAGTTTGTTTCTATGTCACAAGCAAACTTTCTTTTGGCCTTGGTGGGAAAGAGAAGCTTGCCTTGTACATAGTAGTAAAGCCAAAGTTTAAATAGATATAACCCCACAATTTTATTACTATATAAATGTATCCCCTGTATTGTATAGGGACCTTACACATGATCATGATGGTGTCCTTCTGGTATTGATTCTTACAGTGATTGTGTGAGTAAAGGCATCTCAATATTTCCCTCTAGAGTTTTCTAATTGCATGCTCTATGTAAGAGTTGGTTACCAAAGTAGAATAAATTAGAAAGAAGGGAAGAAAGATTAACACATACCTTAGTTATGTCACTCTCATAAAGGTTTTGTCTAAGTTATAAGAAATGCTTAGGATAGTTATTGACGTACATTATACATACATATAGAAGTTGTGTGTAGCAAGTTGTCTCTCAGACTTAAGGCCATCAAACAAAGCCATATGTAatggaaaaaaggaaaaaactcTAACTGACATTATATCTCAAAGTGTGTACAACTGTAGTTACACCATTATATTAGTGCAACTTGTTTCCATGCTAGGACTTGGCAACAAACAAAATGGCAATTGATGTACAAAAGGAACTGCAAACATATAACACGAGATAGTAAGAATATGTGACAACAAGAAACAGAAATGAAAACTAAATGATCTTGTATCACATGATAAAAGCAAGTGCGGAAAATCATAGTATTTGAGATGTAACAGCCAGAAGAGTAGCTGCATTATTTTACATCCAAAACAACTTATTCTAGTATTCAAACTTTGGAACAAAACTAGCTCTTTAATCCCAGCCTCTGTTCATTGCCTTTTAAGCGAATGAACTAGAACCTTCTCTTGCAGACAGATGGTCCAATCTGAGCTGTGTATGTTTTTAGACTGAAACATATTTGGATCCCAAGAAGCTTTGGTGATAATAAAGATCataaagagagaagaaaattATTGAAAAAGCACATGAAATAGTTCTTGACATAAAAGAAGCTACAAGAGAAGcaacaataacaacaaaaagaagGATCTAATAAATCTAAGCTATTCAAGAGTTGAGGAAACTGTGACATCATCTCCTCGTCCTTATCCAATATTTCATCCACAAAGGAACTCACTGAATGGCACGTTCCAGATGCTTTGGTAGCAATGTTCTTAGAGCTGGACTCAGCTTGGCTGTTGAAGTTTTCCGTCTGCGCAAAAGTGAGGTTGCTACTTGTGTCTGAGAACTCATGGATGAACAGGGTCTGGGAGAAGATAATCACTCTAGCAGAATGTAGTAAACGTTGCCTGAGCCCATTGGTTGATACTAGCAGAAGACGATGAGGAAGAACATGAAGATGTCGCTCCACTGACCAAATGATTTGAATTGCTAGAGAAATGGGATGAAGTAGTTTGATAGATTCTTGTCATGTTTTAAAGAAGTTAATTAGCAATTAGGTATCTTCTTTACCTGCTGCCAATGATTCTGTGACACTGAATGATAAGCTCTTCTTTTTGAGGAGAGAAGCTGTCATGTTTAAGGTCAGGTCTTAAGTAATTAGTCCACCTCAGTCTACAGCTCTTTCCACATCGATTCAAACATGTTTTCTTGGGGATCAAACTCCAGTTTCCTACACCATGGATTGCAACATAAGCGAAGATCTTAGCATCTCTTCTGCGGTCCAGAGACCTTTCTTGACATTGGACTTTTCACAACATGGAGGCCTTCCCTTTTTTTCTGAGTATCTAGAcacaaagagaagaaaaagcTGAGAAATGTCTGAAAGTATCACAAGAAAGGCTTTCTGGAAATAGAATTGATGCAATGCAAAAGCTCTGAGAGAGAAACAGACGTTGAGTATCTCATGCCTTGAATGCTTTTAATTAACGGTAATTGCATGATTGTTACACTTTATTAGAAATATAGAGCTTCCAAGTGCATGACGTAGATTAGACAACTATCATGGCATGTACATACACTACAGAAATGTACAATAATACTTATCATGTGAAACAAACAGACTTATATTAAAGTTTGGTCTAATTGGTAAAGTAagcacaaaacaaaacacacaaaccACAGCTTATTTAACCAAcgtggttacaaaaaaaagaaaaaattcttATCCCTCATTAATGGGCAAACATATAAGCCCAGTAAAGGCCCACATTCGGCTCGCTTTCGTGTAGCGTACGTACGGAAAGAAAACCCTAGAAATCTCCTCCTCATTATGGGGGAGAGCACTACCAAAACCCCCTTTAAATACACGATTCTAAAGGGCCCCTCACAAACCCTAGCAGTCAAAAACTCCGCAGAGTCAAAAAAAGATGAAGGTGATCGCAGCTTTTCTCCTCGCGAAGCTCGCCGGAAACGAGAAGCCGACCAAGGATGATCTGAAGAGCATCTTCGATTCCGTTGGCGCTGAGTTCGACGAGGCCAAGACAGATCTGTTCTTTTCTCTCGTGAAGGATCACGACGTGGCCGAGCTGATCGCGGTTGGGAGGGAGAAGATGGGGGCTCTATCTGCCGGCGGTGCAGGTGTCGCTATGgtggctggaggaggaggaggcgacGCTCCTTCGGCGGCTGAGCCAGCGGCGGAGACGAAGAAGGttgaggaggagaaggaggagtCGGATGATGGTGAAGGCATGATGAGTCTTTTCGATTGAGTTTAGTTTATGACAGAAGGCTTGGAGGATCTGATCTTGTCTGAAATATTTATcgcttttaatttttgttttaaatgaatGGATCGTTGTTGATAATACCTTTTTTAAGGATTATTAAAGACTTTGTTATCTATCGTTAAATTATCTATTTTATGTTACTCAGTTATGATTTTGTTGCCTGAATGTTGAACACCACAGTTTCACCATGCGTATGTGCTGCTAAGAGATTATCAAAGTTGTTTCTTTGATAAATGGTTTTAGTATACGTCTTTAAGTTTGGGGATAATTGTTTGTggtttttgtgatataaactttcCAAGAGCTGATTGTTTAGGATACATcaattttagattttgaaagtGACACTGAAAATACACATTTTGTAAATAAGGATAAGGATCTGACTCTTCTAATCGGTTTCTTCCtcattgtcacttaatttttttttattgatacaCTCAGAAACTAACTGTGAAACTGAAGCTGACACTTTATTGAGAGACTCTTTGGAGCTGTTCTTGTTTCTGCCGATTGTGAAGCTCTCTTGAAGGGCATCATTATCCATTGTCCTTAGAATGATGTCCTTAggattttttattgttatttttagatTAGGACTTTTGTAAGGACTTTTTGTTGAAATGATGATTATTGGTGGGACTTATTCTTGGTctttagataaattttttttttaaataacttgtaacatatatataagataaaacttatttccattttaaatttaatataacacACAAATTAtcgaaatatattaaatttaatagaaAACTACAAAGTTTTTATTACATTACATTGTGGAGAGATCCGTCGGGAGAAGCGTTGAGAGACCGGTCGAGAGATCCGTCAAAGAAATTCGGTGGAGAAGAGAGGAGAAGCCTCGAGAGGAGATCCGTCGGTGGAAAAGAGAGGAGAAGCCTCAGGAGGAGATTCGTCGGTGGAGAAGAGAGGAGAAACCTCAGGAGGAGATCCGTCGAGAGAAGAAACTTTAGGAGAAGATCCGTCGGTGGAGAAGAGAGGAGAACTCTCGGGAGGAGATCGAAGAGAGGAGATTCGTCGGTCGAGAAAAAGAAAAGACGAGAAAATCACAACACTTTCCCAATTCGATTTTCCTCTCACCGGTTTCATCGCCCAATCCCACCAAGCCACGTATCACCTAACGACGAGAACAAAAGCATCTTAACTTAGATATGtccttaaataattatttatttttgatttaaacTAATTGTCATTTATGCTAAGGACATGCCATTAGGACGCCGTTAATCTTGCCCTTAGACTGTATATCATGGGCTCTAGAATTTGGGCTTTTGATTTTGTTCCTAATGAGTCTCTCGAAACCCAATTGCGTGATAGTGCGTGCGTGTGAGACGAGAAAAAATTACTGACATCGTGGCATTTGAAAATCCGCCATCGTGTAAAATATGTCATCCTATCTTAAAATAACTTTTCAAAAGGTACTTTTACGTAAGAAATTAGTATAAAATTCATAGACTAATGATAAAGAAATGAAAACCTCATATGTTAATGCGGATAAACCTCGTGTAAAATATGTCATCCtatctaaactttttttttctgtctgtTTATGAAATAATAGTTAACAGCTAAACCGCATTAACATATGAGGTCTTCATTTCTTTATCATTAGTCTAAACTTAACCGGACCTCGTGGTCTGGTGGTAAAAAAACTTCGGCTGAAGTGTCTGCCATCACGAGTTCGAGTTCCGGTCACAGTAGATTTAACATGGTTTTCGTTTGGTTTTTAGGACTTTCCTTGCACGTACTGGTTGGATGCGGTGGGATAGTCGGACTAAGTGAGAGGTCCGGATACCTGGATAGTCGGTGTTGTATTAAAGTTATTACAGTTAACTAGAATTAtagaatttttttctcaaattctttttaaagaaaataacgatttccttaagaaaaaaaaaagatctttaGCTCATACTTTACccaattttaaaatcttaaaaatatttaagtggTTCAGTAGACCATTTTTTACCACCTTTCACCTAATCCTAAAGTTAAAGATCATAAACTAAAAAGACTAGTGACGTTATTCACTGTAACATACCCTATgattaaactaaatataataatcGTAACATTCAATAATATTCTGCATATATATGATCAGTTTCCTATAAAGTTAGTTTCATGGCAACTTCCTTGGACCTCTAGAGTACTATATAATAGACGGTAATGAAGCAACAAAACCAAAGCCAAGTctcaagagaagaaaaaaaaaacacaaagacTCTTTCGTACGACACAAGCAAGAGTCTTGAGACACAAGAAACCAGAAAAAGATGCTTGAAACCGTAGCAATATGGGGCAAGATGGTGTCGAGTATTATGCTCATTTGGGCGATGTACTCACAATACATCCCTCGCCATATACGATCTCAAATGGAGATATACTTCTACAAGCTACTCGGATGGCTCTCATTCTACGTCCACATCAAGTTCAGATAAGTTAACAAATCGACTCGAATAATAAAACAATTTGACGAGTAACAGATAATGGGATCTGCTAATCAGGCCCATACAGTTAGACCACGTGGTAGTTCTGTAGTGTTAGGTGAGATCGAATCATCTATATATAACATACACTCGGCTTATGAAGCGTTAGGTGAGATTGAATCATTGAAATATACGCACATCCCTCCCTCTGACACTACACTGACTCACCCATTGGTGtatgatcaattttttttaaaaaaaaggcaGATGTTGTAGTGGTCTCTGAGACCATAGTTCGACCAGAGAGCAACGAGGATGGATCGGATCGGGTTAAGATCCATCTCACTCCATGGGATCTCATCTTCCTTCGAACTGAATACGCACAAAGAGCTCTTATCTTCCCGAAACCCGACCCGAAAGTCAACGTCATTTCTCAACTGAAGTCCTCTCTTTCCGCAGCTTTGAAGATCGTCTATCCATTCGCTGGACGTCTAGTGAAGATCCACAACGAAGACGACGAAACGGCGTCGTTTTACATAGACTGCGATGGCTCGCGTGTCAAATTCGTGCATGCAGATGCTAAAACTGTGTCGGTGAGCGATGTTTTGGAACGTTCGGGGGATAACTGGAACACGATTTTTCCAGCAAACGGAGTTAAAAGCTTAGAAGGTGTCATCTTTGCTTGCTCTCCAAGTAACGGAGTTGAAAGATGGAGTCCTC comes from Brassica rapa cultivar Chiifu-401-42 chromosome A02, CAAS_Brap_v3.01, whole genome shotgun sequence and encodes:
- the LOC103854196 gene encoding inactive LRR receptor-like serine/threonine-protein kinase BIR2, which codes for MEKIIPNLLPSSIIIILLLLCSSPPAMAADEDDIRCLKGIQTSLTDPQGALRSWNFANTTLGFLCNFVGVSCWNNQENRVINLELRDMGLSGRIPESLQYCGSLQKLDLSTNRLSGNIPPQLCTWLPFLVSLDLSNNDLNGEVPPSLAECRFVNSLVLSKNRLTGQIPVQLSSLGRLATFSVSDNDLTGRIPSFFASSAKYSSDDFAGNKRLCGRPLSSTCGGLSKKNLAIIVAAGVIGAAASTLLAFGVWWYYYRTRKRRTLNEEGVSTLARRLISHKLVQVSLFQKPLVKVKLGDLMAATNGFSSENVIVTTRTGTTYKAVLPDGSALAVKHLSECKLGEKEFRYEMNRLWELRHPNLAPLLGFCVVEEERLLVYKYMSNGTLMSLLEGDEELDWLTRFRIGLGAARGLAWLHHGCRPSILHQNICSSVILVDEDFDARIVDSGLARLMVPLDNNESSFMTGDLGEFGYVAPEYSTTMLASLKGDVYGLGVVLLELATGVKALGKEGFKGSLVDWVKHLESSGRLVDVIDEEIKGKGCDEEIIKFVEVACNCVASRPKERWSMFKAYQSLRAMAEKQGYSFTEQDEDFPLIFNTQENE
- the LOC103854194 gene encoding 60S acidic ribosomal protein P2-3-like, with product MKVIAAFLLAKLAGNEKPTKDDLKSIFDSVGAEFDEAKTDLFFSLVKDHDVAELIAVGREKMGALSAGGAGVAMVAGGGGGDAPSAAEPAAETKKVEEEKEESDDGEGMMSLFD
- the LOC103854195 gene encoding CLAVATA3/ESR (CLE)-related protein 25, translated to MVCCMKNRISKQIKKVLNGPICYIKICFSITFSSSCFLFFSLRGHLPMYDAALCPSFLNRPNHGSVFPSCRDIRCSMGGNGIIALVRVVVSLVIIVFLLVGILANAAQSVPSTEKVKSLRFSGKDVNLFHVSKRKVPNGADPIHNRKETSRQPPRV